From one Culex quinquefasciatus strain JHB chromosome 3, VPISU_Cqui_1.0_pri_paternal, whole genome shotgun sequence genomic stretch:
- the LOC119769408 gene encoding uncharacterized protein LOC119769408 isoform X3: MKIVLLLMCVALGSGNHGVKRSNEFDDAYDYSEADLDTEVVFVAVSTLVTENWEEAVVVEGWPTTTTSRYGRKRLRKEVRIAVKNIKDETREILQDIKDEVGIMSDAIKSKIRSAMDRFKQRLLTINFRSDRVAHYNSLNH; this comes from the exons ATGAAGATTGTTTTACTTTTAATGTGTGTTGCTTTGGGAAGTGGAAATCATGGAGTAAAGAGATCGAACGAATTTGACGACGCCTACGACTATTCAGAAGCTG ATCTAGATACTGAAGTTGTGTTTGTAGCAG TTTCAACGCTAGTTACAGAGAATTGGGAAGAAGCTGTAGTG GTTGAGGGATGGCCCACAACGACCACTTCCAGATATGGCAGGAAACGTTTGAGAAAGGAGGTTCGAATCGCTGTAAAAAATATTAAGGATGAGACGAGAGAAATTCTTCAAGACATCAAGGACGAAGTAGGAATAATGTCTGATGCAATCAAGTCCAAAATTAGATCTGCCATGGACCGCTTCAAACAACGACTACTTACCATTAATTTTCGTTCGGACAGAGTTGCACATTACAATTCATTAAATCACTAA
- the LOC119769408 gene encoding uncharacterized protein LOC119769408 isoform X1 yields MKIVLLLMCVALGSGNHGVKRSNEFDDAYDYSEADLDTEVVFVAEVTSTTNKNEELSRSSTILPITDRTIPVSTLVTENWEEAVVVEGWPTTTTSRYGRKRLRKEVRIAVKNIKDETREILQDIKDEVGIMSDAIKSKIRSAMDRFKQRLLTINFRSDRVAHYNSLNH; encoded by the exons ATGAAGATTGTTTTACTTTTAATGTGTGTTGCTTTGGGAAGTGGAAATCATGGAGTAAAGAGATCGAACGAATTTGACGACGCCTACGACTATTCAGAAGCTG ATCTAGATACTGAAGTTGTGTTTGTAGCAG AAGTGACTTCAACTACCAACAAAAATGAAGAACTATCAAGATCTTCCACTATTTTGCCAATAACTGATCGTACAATTCCAGTTTCAACGCTAGTTACAGAGAATTGGGAAGAAGCTGTAGTG GTTGAGGGATGGCCCACAACGACCACTTCCAGATATGGCAGGAAACGTTTGAGAAAGGAGGTTCGAATCGCTGTAAAAAATATTAAGGATGAGACGAGAGAAATTCTTCAAGACATCAAGGACGAAGTAGGAATAATGTCTGATGCAATCAAGTCCAAAATTAGATCTGCCATGGACCGCTTCAAACAACGACTACTTACCATTAATTTTCGTTCGGACAGAGTTGCACATTACAATTCATTAAATCACTAA
- the LOC119769408 gene encoding uncharacterized protein LOC119769408 isoform X2: protein MKIVLLLMCVALGSGNHGVKRSNEFDDAYDYSEADLDTEVVFVAVTSTTNKNEELSRSSTILPITDRTIPVSTLVTENWEEAVVVEGWPTTTTSRYGRKRLRKEVRIAVKNIKDETREILQDIKDEVGIMSDAIKSKIRSAMDRFKQRLLTINFRSDRVAHYNSLNH from the exons ATGAAGATTGTTTTACTTTTAATGTGTGTTGCTTTGGGAAGTGGAAATCATGGAGTAAAGAGATCGAACGAATTTGACGACGCCTACGACTATTCAGAAGCTG ATCTAGATACTGAAGTTGTGTTTGTAGCAG TGACTTCAACTACCAACAAAAATGAAGAACTATCAAGATCTTCCACTATTTTGCCAATAACTGATCGTACAATTCCAGTTTCAACGCTAGTTACAGAGAATTGGGAAGAAGCTGTAGTG GTTGAGGGATGGCCCACAACGACCACTTCCAGATATGGCAGGAAACGTTTGAGAAAGGAGGTTCGAATCGCTGTAAAAAATATTAAGGATGAGACGAGAGAAATTCTTCAAGACATCAAGGACGAAGTAGGAATAATGTCTGATGCAATCAAGTCCAAAATTAGATCTGCCATGGACCGCTTCAAACAACGACTACTTACCATTAATTTTCGTTCGGACAGAGTTGCACATTACAATTCATTAAATCACTAA